In Populus trichocarpa isolate Nisqually-1 chromosome 12, P.trichocarpa_v4.1, whole genome shotgun sequence, a genomic segment contains:
- the LOC7489840 gene encoding uncharacterized protein LOC7489840 isoform X2, with protein sequence MISSRALSLMRKPFFPTTCRSFGTFYGHENRNIIRSFKVASMEIPKGGHRLSLFISYSTTVTSESEDDAYPEPNKKAKQTKWFNRFSLNKRSRNKRSRLTEAGSSDCCVKDGQKVKIHYKIYDIHTHEVRCETNPEHDPKIIGPGDNKICEEYGTYAGLYDGIVGMRVGQIRTIVLPPSSDLTGEHNKMMMKKKHFEEHGIYDVCLVEIIG encoded by the exons ATGATTTCCTCTCGGGCTTTATCTCTCATGCGCAAGCCATTCTTTCCCA CCACATGTCGCTCGTTCGGGACTTTCTATGGTCATGAGAACCGTAACATTATTCGCAGCTTCAAGGTTGCCAG CATGGAGATTCCGAAGGGTGGTCATCGCCTCTCGTTATTCATCTCATATTCAACAACAGTCACATCAGAGAGTGAAGACGATGCTTATCCGG AACCTAATAAGAAGGCAAAACAAACCAAATGGTTCAACAGATTCTCACTCAATAAACGGTCCAGGAACAAAAGGTCCAGGCTGACGGAAGCCGGCAGTAGTGACTGTTGCGTAAAGGACGGTCAGAAG GTAAAAATTCACTACAAGATCTATGATATTCACACTCATGAAGTGCGTTGCGAAACTAACCCGGAACATGATCCTAAAATAATTGGTCCAGGCGACAACAAAATATGTGAAG AATATGGAACTTATGCAGGCTTGTATGATGGGATTGTGGGCATGCGAGTTGGGCAAATAAGAACAATCGTCCTTCCACCGTCTTCA GATTTGACTGGAGAACACAataagatgatgatgaagaagaagcacTTCGAAGAACATGGAATTTATGATGTGTGCTTGGTCGAAATCATCGGATGA
- the LOC7489840 gene encoding uncharacterized protein LOC7489840 isoform X4, producing MISSRALSLMRKPFFPTTCRSFGTFYGHENRNIIRSFKVASMEIPKGGHRLSLFISYSTTVTSESEDDAYPEPNKKAKQTKWFNRFSLNKRSRNKRSRLTEAGSSDCCVKDGQKVKIHYKIYDIHTHEVRCETNPEHDPKIIGPGDNKICEGLYDGIVGMRVGQIRTIVLPPSSDLTGEHNKMMMKKKHFEEHGIYDVCLVEIIG from the exons ATGATTTCCTCTCGGGCTTTATCTCTCATGCGCAAGCCATTCTTTCCCA CCACATGTCGCTCGTTCGGGACTTTCTATGGTCATGAGAACCGTAACATTATTCGCAGCTTCAAGGTTGCCAG CATGGAGATTCCGAAGGGTGGTCATCGCCTCTCGTTATTCATCTCATATTCAACAACAGTCACATCAGAGAGTGAAGACGATGCTTATCCGG AACCTAATAAGAAGGCAAAACAAACCAAATGGTTCAACAGATTCTCACTCAATAAACGGTCCAGGAACAAAAGGTCCAGGCTGACGGAAGCCGGCAGTAGTGACTGTTGCGTAAAGGACGGTCAGAAG GTAAAAATTCACTACAAGATCTATGATATTCACACTCATGAAGTGCGTTGCGAAACTAACCCGGAACATGATCCTAAAATAATTGGTCCAGGCGACAACAAAATATGTGAAG GCTTGTATGATGGGATTGTGGGCATGCGAGTTGGGCAAATAAGAACAATCGTCCTTCCACCGTCTTCA GATTTGACTGGAGAACACAataagatgatgatgaagaagaagcacTTCGAAGAACATGGAATTTATGATGTGTGCTTGGTCGAAATCATCGGATGA
- the LOC7489840 gene encoding uncharacterized protein LOC7489840 isoform X3, with amino-acid sequence MISSRAFSLMRKPFFPTTCRSFGTFYGHENRNIIRSFKVASMEIPKGGHRLSLFISYSTTVTSESEDDAYPEPNKKAKQTKWFNRFSLNKRSRNKRSRLTEAGSSDCCVKDGQKVKIHYKIYDIHTHEVRCETNPEHDPKIIGPGDNKICEEYGTYAGLYDGIVGMRVGQIRTIVLPPSSDLTGEHNKMMMKKKHFEEHGIYDVCLVEIIG; translated from the exons CCACATGTCGCTCGTTCGGGACTTTCTATGGTCATGAGAACCGTAACATTATTCGCAGCTTCAAGGTTGCCAG CATGGAGATTCCGAAGGGTGGTCATCGCCTCTCGTTATTCATCTCATATTCAACAACAGTCACATCAGAGAGTGAAGACGATGCTTATCCGG AACCTAATAAGAAGGCAAAACAAACCAAATGGTTCAACAGATTCTCACTCAATAAACGGTCCAGGAACAAAAGGTCCAGGCTGACGGAAGCCGGCAGTAGTGACTGTTGCGTAAAGGACGGTCAGAAG GTAAAAATTCACTACAAGATCTATGATATTCACACTCATGAAGTGCGTTGCGAAACTAACCCGGAACATGATCCTAAAATAATTGGTCCAGGCGACAACAAAATATGTGAAG AATATGGAACTTATGCAGGCTTGTATGATGGGATTGTGGGCATGCGAGTTGGGCAAATAAGAACAATCGTCCTTCCACCGTCTTCA GATTTGACTGGAGAACACAataagatgatgatgaagaagaagcacTTCGAAGAACATGGAATTTATGATGTGTGCTTGGTCGAAATCATCGGATGA
- the LOC18110278 gene encoding UPF0481 protein At3g47200, producing MGDRGSASTSNDIENLCKVLLNEVSDSMETTLRKETCIYNVPANIPQSKRAAYTPQVICIGPIHHKNENELKRRYVNQFFSRLRGGKWEPFQEELANTVKKCAAEISHYYEDDSLELFKDPKELLKMIVWDAAFILELFLKTGEYKKYKNSPEKTSQDDDRYNYDYIIGKPWLTDAIQRDLILLENQLPFCILDELYKIAAKYIKPDCSCSQCIRFHVPDCDCFRCNQDPKPDCSCFQCIRLYKPGHNRDHKPDCICFLELSCKYFEKYNKKKTNPPKILHFTDLVRFFLSSKHPETMYNDPITNCDITATRLEEAGMKFKPPSGDECLLNIKAWSGDSGGNSIKKGELDVPLLVIDDNTECLLRNLMALEQCHFPKEAYICQYVKFLDLLVDTAEDADLLIKSKVIINSLGKSADVAELINELCKGIVEVSSCYSNIATYLDAYYNNRYNKSKAFLRRQYFRNVWIGTGTVVGLFVLFITLQDFVRSFL from the coding sequence TCAGCAAGCACTTCCAATGATATTGAAAATCTTTGCAAAGTGCTTTTGAATGAAGTTTCAGATAGCATGGAAACTACCTTGCGGAAAGAGACATGTATCTACAATGTTCCGGCAAACATTCCTCAATCAAAAAGAGCTGCCTATACCCCTCAGGTAATTTGTATCGGCCCAATTCATCACAAGAATGAAAATGAACTGAAACGAAGATATGTCAACCAATTCTTTAGCAGACTGCGTGGGGGAAAATGGGAACCATTTCAGGAGGAACTTGCGAACACCGTTAAAAAATGTGCAGCTGAAATCAGCCATTATTATGAAGATGATTCATTAGAGCTTTTCAAGGATCCAAAAGAGCTTTTGAAGATGATTGTATGGGATGCTGCATTCATCTTAGAGCTCTTCTTGAAGACTGGAGaatataagaaatataaaaactcaCCTGAAAAAACTTCTCAAGATGACGACAGATATAATTACGATTATATAATAGGTAAACCCTGGCTGACAGATGCTATTCAACGGGACCTGATATTGCTCGAAAACCAGCTGCCGTTCTGTATTCTTgatgaattatataaaattgcAGCCAAATACATTAAACCCGATTGCTCTTGTTCCCAATGTATTCGGTTCCATGTACCAGATTGTGATTGTTTCCGATGTAATCAGGACCCTAAACCCGATTGCTCTTGTTTCCAATGTATTCGGCTCTATAAACCCGGGCATAATCGGGACCATAAACCCGATTGCATTTGTTTCCTGGAACTTTCTTGCAAGTACTTTGAGAAgtacaacaagaaaaaaaccaatcctCCGAAAATATTACATTTCACTGATTTGGTTAGGTTTTTCTTGTCCTCCAAACACCCAGAGACAATGTATAACGACCCCATCACCAATTGTGATATCACAGCAACTAGGCTGGAAGAAGCAGGGATGAAGTTCAAACCACCATCGGGAGATGAATGCTTACTTAACATAAAAGCATGGAGTGGAGACTCGGGAGGTAATTCTATCAAGAAAGGTGAGTTAGATGTTCCACTCCTTGTGATTGATGATAATACTGAATGTCTGTTACGAAACCTTATGGCGCTAGAGCAATGTCATTTTCCCAAGGAGGCGTACATCTGCCAGTATGTCAAATTCTTGGATTTGCTTGTGGATACTGCCGAAGATGCAGACTTGCTGATTAAAAGTAAAGTTATTATTAATAGCCTTGGAAAAAGTGCAGATGTGGCTGAGCTGATTAACGAACTTTGCAAGGGAATCGTAGAAGTCTCTTCGTGTTATAGCAATATCGCCACATATTTAGATGCTTACTATAACAACCGGTATAACAAGAGCAAGGCCTTCCTCAGAAGACAGTATTTCAGGAATGTTTGGATAGGCACCGGAACTGTTGTTGGATTGTTCGTGCTGTTCATCACTTTGCAAGACTTTGTTCGATCTTTTCTTTAG